The following coding sequences are from one Coffea arabica cultivar ET-39 unplaced genomic scaffold, Coffea Arabica ET-39 HiFi ptg000059l, whole genome shotgun sequence window:
- the LOC113703382 gene encoding xyloglucan endotransglucosylase protein 1: MAFSHIGVLVLLSSCMVAYGGNFYQDFDLTWGGNKAKIFNRGQLLSLSLDRESGSGFRSKREYLFGRIDMQLKLVAGNSAGTVTAYYLSSQGPTHDEIDFEFLGNVTGQPYILHTNVYAQGKGGREQQFYLWFDPTKNFHTYSMAWTRDHIIFLVDNTPIRQFKNAESLGVPYPKNQPMRIYSSLWNADDWATRGGLVKTDWTQAPFTAYYRNFNAQTATVGKLSNGAWQNQELDANSRRRLRWVQKNFMIYNYCTDYKRFPQGFPPECRL; encoded by the exons TCACATATTGGAGTCCTAGTGTTGTTAAGCTCATGTATGGTTGCATATGGTGGCAATTTCTACCAAGATTTTGATCTTACATGGGGTGGTAATAAAGCAAAGATTTTCAATAGAGGGCAGCTGCTTTCCTTGTCTTTGGACAGGGAATCTGGCTCTGGTTTCCGATCCAAGAGAGAGTATCTGTTTGGAAGAATTGATATGCAGCTTAAACTTGTTGCTGGCAACTCTGCTGGCACTGTTACTGCATACTAC TTATCTTCTCAAGGACCAACACATGACGAAATTGACTTTGAATTCCTGGGGAATGTCACTGGTCAGCCTTACATCCTCCATACTAACGTCTACGCTCAAGGAAAGGGAGGCAGGGAACAACAATTTTATCTCTGGTTTGATCCGACAAAGAACTTCCACACTTACTCAATGGCCTGGACTCGTGACCACATTAT ATTCTTGGTAGATAACACTCCTATCAGACAGTTCAAGAATGCTGAGTCTCTTGGCGTTCCATACCCAAAAAACCAACCGATGAGGATTTACTCTAGCCTCTGGAATGCTGATGATTGGGCTACAAGAGGTGGACTAGTGAAAACTGACTGGACACAGGCACCCTTTACTGCGTACTACAGGAATTTCAATGCTCAGACCGCTACTGTTGGTAAGCTCTCCAATGGGGCATGGCAGAACCAGGAACTTGATGCCAATAGCAGAAGAAGATTGAGATGGGTTCAGAAGAATTTTATGATATACAATTATTGCACTGATTATAAGCGGTTCCCTCAAGGATTTCCTCCTGAATGCAGACTATGA